Proteins encoded within one genomic window of Longimicrobiales bacterium:
- a CDS encoding tetratricopeptide repeat protein, with translation DEAPAEPEEEDAAFELPTLEDGDEASAEAEEEDAALAWPTLEDGDEATAETEEDEAAFELPTLDEEDEAASELATLDGAAESMDEQRPDAEYVVDDIELPTFDTAAPAVQPEPEPEEPDAAVQEDADEEQASAHVAFEEPLLTTDGTAAEDTSDPAGVRIDRSGEAIERVIVAARSAIDRGDVAGAVGRLLSLHQELDDAAAYGRAAEEVGALLTETPQEIRLHQVHVELAERSGDRALRLGAYLSLANALEESGGLAKAAAIYEHVLEIEPDHAAARQALDAIERKRTPQYVDLKSLLELDRPSGETRYFVNEDNPTGDEDRDFAAVLSQFKAKLAEHVSPEDAEAHYDLGLAFKEMGLLDEAIEQFQVALRTGDGRLRVYEELGDCFVQKGQFSVAVKLLERALQLPVKDEMDRVGLYYYLGAANEQLGRTDQARDSYERVLGLDMTFRDVAARLARL, from the coding sequence CGACGAGGCGCCCGCCGAGCCCGAAGAGGAAGACGCCGCGTTCGAGCTGCCGACGCTGGAGGACGGCGACGAGGCGAGCGCCGAGGCCGAAGAGGAAGACGCCGCGCTCGCCTGGCCGACGCTGGAGGACGGCGACGAGGCGACCGCCGAGACCGAAGAGGACGAGGCCGCGTTCGAGCTGCCGACACTGGACGAGGAGGACGAGGCCGCCTCCGAGCTGGCGACGCTGGACGGCGCCGCTGAGTCGATGGACGAGCAGCGCCCGGACGCGGAGTACGTCGTCGACGACATCGAGCTGCCCACCTTCGACACGGCGGCGCCCGCGGTGCAGCCGGAGCCGGAGCCGGAGGAGCCTGACGCGGCCGTGCAGGAGGATGCGGACGAGGAGCAGGCCAGCGCGCACGTCGCATTCGAGGAGCCGCTGCTCACGACCGACGGCACGGCCGCGGAGGACACCAGCGACCCGGCCGGCGTGCGGATCGACCGCTCGGGGGAGGCGATCGAGCGGGTCATCGTGGCGGCCCGCAGTGCGATCGACCGGGGCGACGTGGCCGGAGCGGTCGGGCGCCTGCTGTCGCTGCACCAGGAGCTGGATGATGCAGCGGCGTACGGGCGGGCGGCGGAGGAGGTCGGTGCGCTGCTGACCGAAACGCCGCAGGAGATCCGGCTGCACCAGGTGCACGTGGAGCTCGCGGAACGATCGGGCGACCGCGCGCTCCGGCTGGGTGCCTACCTGTCGCTCGCCAACGCGCTCGAGGAGTCGGGCGGTCTCGCCAAGGCCGCGGCGATCTACGAGCACGTCCTCGAAATCGAGCCCGACCACGCGGCGGCCCGCCAGGCGCTCGATGCGATCGAGCGGAAGCGCACGCCGCAGTACGTCGACCTCAAGTCGCTGCTGGAGCTGGACCGGCCGTCGGGCGAGACGCGCTACTTCGTCAACGAGGACAACCCCACCGGCGACGAGGACCGCGATTTCGCGGCCGTGCTGTCGCAGTTCAAGGCCAAGCTCGCCGAGCATGTCTCGCCCGAGGATGCGGAAGCCCACTACGACCTCGGCCTCGCGTTCAAGGAGATGGGGCTGCTCGACGAGGCGATCGAGCAGTTCCAGGTCGCGCTGCGCACGGGCGACGGTCGGCTGCGCGTCTACGAGGAGCTGGGCGACTGCTTCGTGCAGAAGGGACAGTTCTCGGTCGCGGTCAAGCTGCTCGAGCGTGCGCTGCAGCTGCCGGTCAAGGACGAGATGGACCGCGTGGGCCTGTACTACTACCTGGGTGCCGCCAACGAGCAGCTCGGGCGCACGGACCAGGCGCGCGACTCCTACGAGCGCGTGCTCGGCCTCGACATGACCTTCCGCGATGTCGCAGCGCGGCTCGCGCGTCTTTGA